TCACCCGCTCGGCCTACTGTTGGGCTTGTGTGCATCAAATATGCCTCCCAGAAGGTTGTTGCTTTTTAATATCCACCGGGGTGGATTAAATTCTGCATAATCAGATGCGTTTGTACAAGCACATTCTTTACCCCCACAAAAAAAGGGCTTGTCATTTAATTTTTGTGTGGGGGAATTACTTTTACAAACACGCAATTATATTCGACCATTTGCATATGATAAATGCCGCGCTGAGCTGCGCCCTGGCAGGGAGAATGTATTGCTTGTCATTTAGACATCATCCACCACTGTATTTCAAATTGGTAAAATGTAAATGCGTAAATATTGACTGCCAAGATGTACAACTGAAGGTTCCTCCTGGCTCCTGAAGGTGATGAAGAGTGGCTCACTTTGGGGCCCGGATGAAATTTAATGCATGCCTCCTATGGAAATCAATTACAGCTCACAACTTGGGAGGTTTACTTGTGATAAATGGGTGAGGCTTTGATGGGTCAGAGAGAATAAAGTAAGCCCTGCTTCACTTGCTTCCATCTCCACTCCTCTCCGTTTTCCTCACGCAAACAGGAATACATTAACTTACTTTGTCTCTTCACATAAGAAGGGTATATTATGCAAACTAATCTGTTATTCACGCCaacccctctctctgtgtgtctttctctgttttgcaTTACGCTAACACTAACCTTGAAATCCTACAAAGTAGCAGGCCTGTTTGGGCTTCCCTCCGATGATGCCTATGCAGTACTCCAGACTCAGTATGCTCTAAATGCagagagatggacagaaaaatacaaagcaCATCTGACTGTGAGCCTAAATACTTTCAATCTGCTTCCCACATACTATATTTCAATGACAGTAAAACTTTCTTTTCCCCCGTGAGTGTAAGTCTCAACACCAATAGAAAAACTAGCCCTGCTCTTTATGCGTCTCTCACCTTAGCAAAGTTAAAATAGTCAGGGTTTGTCTTCTCCCCTCCCAGCCGTACAGGGATAAGGATGATGACAGCTCGGCTGTCTGACAGGGTGGAGGCAGGTGCTGGTTGGTTGTTCTGTGGGGTTGGAGGGGCATCTGACCTCTCAGGAGAGGCCTGCCCTGGTTTCGGTGCCCTGTGGCTATCGATGACATCAGCACTGTACACTATGGAGAATCAATAACACAAAGGTCAGATGTCTGTCTCCATGTCTGATCTGTATATATGTCAATCAGCCCGTCTGTCTGTTcatcaggcttttttttaagtttgatgGGCAACTGATGATTATTTAACTGtgtaaaatgtccatcacaatttctcagtttgttttgatttaccAACCAATTATCAGAATAATTGTTTCAGCTTTCAAATTCCACTATATCTACTCTGTCATGTGCCTGTAGCTGACAAGTTCAAACCACTCTCTGATaagacatcaaaacaaacactcttACTCCAGCTATCGTCTGCTCTGGCTATtgacaagacaaacatgaatCAGAACCCAAAGTCATCGGGGTTAAGAAGAGGCTGGATGTTACAGATTTTTGTAGTggatgtgtttgttgtggtATAGATACAGTCCTGTCACCCTTCTAAGCAGCTCCACAGTCTCTCAGCCGCAGAGAGATGGTGGAAAACGAAGGGTCAGTTTGGGCGTCGTGCCCAGTATCCTGTTTTATCAACAGCAGGCTCATCTTTCATACCTGTGCAGTCCTGGGAGACATAAGCGGTTATACCCGCCAAGCTAGGGTCCATCGCTTCCTCGACAGCTTTCCTAAGAGAGcggaagagagaggaggccgAGAGTGTGAGGGTTGCTAAAAGTTTACATCCAGAGCATCCATTATGCTTAATTACATCAGCGTTATATATCAGATCAGTGCGTCtgttcaaaaatataaaaaacggTATATTTGAATGAGTAAGATGCAGGAAATTCAGCAATAAGCATCTCAGTCATACACAAATTATTGGGTCGATAAAGGGCTGGAAGTGATGAATGATGTGGTTGCTACAATTAGACTTACTTGAGGATGTGTGCCACCACAGCAGGCCCATACCAGTCCCCTGCCTGTTTCCCCATTGTCAGGCCCAAGCGGACCAGTCTGTGGAGGCCTAATTGAGCCGAGGGGCTGTCCCCAAACCAGGATACCAGAGTGCGGTGGTACATCTCTTTCAAATGTTCATCAGCCTCCTCTGCAGACGCCGAAGCCTGGGCTTGTTGCACGGGTGGTGATTCGTGATCGGAGGGCCCGGGGGAACTTTGCAGGGAAGACTCCAGAGAGGCCACCAGACGCTTGGCTGCAGTGGTAGTCCACGTCTCTGTGTCTAAAGGCTGGAGTGCCAGCGCCTTCGACCAGGTCCAGTCTGTGGAAGAATAAAGAGAAGAGATGGGTTCAACAAGGTAGAATAGATAAACAATACATAGATGAAATCAAGATCTTGAAGTGCAAGGAAAGCCTACAGGTTTTCAAAACCTGATATCAGtaatggaaaataacaaaaggcaCCTATTACACTAGGTATCTACTGTATGAGGATCTCTGAACTCCATCAGTCAACACATCAAAATTCCACTTGAAGCATCACCACTGAGAACAAGAAGTCTTTCAGAACTTGTGAAATTAAAGGTTTTTTGCCTTAAACAGATAGAACATAGTGCGCTTCAGTAAGAGAATAGGAGTCATTCTGTTCAATTATAAGTTTGAGGGTCCCAGTATTTCACTTTAATGGTGCCTTAGCCTTACAAACAGGGTGGGAGCCGAAGGCGGAGAGAAAAGGAGTGGCCCAGGCTATAAAATGGGCCAGAGTAGAGTCTAAGGCATTAACAAAATGACCTTGATCCAAAAGTGAaattgatcaataaatatatttaagtggCCATTAGTCATTTTATagagaaatatttcattagtgaaatattttagatttgacAGAAGAACaagttttaaatattgttttctaaATGACTGCATTAAACGGGCATTCATCTCATTATGCGGACCCATAAAATCTAGGACACTTAAGAGACAATAGATCTGACAAAGATATGAGGAATTCACTCTTTTTAAATGCCTTGCATCAACTCAATTAAACTTGGACTTTTAGGTTGAGGGTGAGAAAACTCTCAACACTGGCTACAAGAGACACTAAAGGGAAAGTAAATAAAGAGACTTAACATGAGATACAGTTGCACTGCATTCAAAACTTTCCTGTAGTCTAATTTACAGCCACAATTTCTTCAGAACTAGGACATCCCACATTCTTTATGTTTCTCACATTTTCAGCTGTAGTTTCCCAGATGGATCACTTTTAAGCTAAGTGAAGACTTTTGCTGATGATATTAATTCCCATCTCCACATTCACGTTCAGTAGTTCCAAAAATGAACACCTGGGAGTTGCAGGGTGTAAATATATTCTCTCCTATCCCATTGATCATCTTGTCATCCCTCAGACTTATCTTTGGGGTTACAATCATTCCACTCACCTCTGCCCAAGAAATGCAGAATAAGTGCCTGAGCCAGCATCATCTGCCCTGCCCTCAGCATGCAGCCCCAGCCGCAGTCGGAGGTCAGGGTGGAGCCGGGCAGGGGAGGGATCTCCTCCCTGTAGGTGAACCACACTCTGGATGTAAAATCCTTGCGGAAAGCCTCCACATTCCCCATGACGAAGTCCTCTTCAGAGGGCTCATAGCAGGCTTCTGTTGGACTGTCGTCATCTGAAGCAAATAAATGACACATGATCCACTCAGGATTTGtcaacatttgtcatttgtcaagTCTACTGATCACGtttttctgattattattatttctgttttgttctatACGCTTGTGTCAGATAAAGTAAGTGCTGGGTTTGCATTATTATTTagtggcatttttttttcaaaggacTGTAACATGCATcataaaacatgacacaaataaaacattttctcactctGTAACTACCTAGATATTTGTGAACATGCTTACTCTTAactacagaagaaaaaaaaatcttttgatcCATTTTTAAGTCTGTTCTAAATAATTTTCTctcctgtttgtgttcatgaaAGCAGTTTTTTTCTGCGACAATCATTCTAAGTTCCTtgcatttttttccatctatgaaaacaagtgaaaaagaaaaaaataagtttttttgttAGGATCATTTTTGATGATCTACACAGTGTTACATAATTTGCTGACAcacaatatacaatatgtacGTTGTGTTTGGAGtgaagaaattaaatttaaaagaaCTCACCTGGAAGCTTTTAGTCTCTTAGAACATAAGGTAGTGGTGCACTTCGGACTCTTGTGGCCGAAATGAGTAGTACAACAACAAACGCTTTGAAAAATGatactgataaaaaaaaactttttttcccccacctgTTTCACAggtgaaaaatattaaaaggaaCATAGAATGATTTCATCTGATCTTAAGTCATACAAGTCatacacacaggagagaaaacaatagacctttttcacagtgtggatttttgacatgaaatagggTCCactcaggtgtttccaatgacatTAATTAAGGTTCggttccatttattgcagcagagactttccatcTAACCAACatgcaccctgactctgtttgacctgaatggaactaaaccttaattagtgtcattgcAAACAAGCCGTGTTGACCctattatttcatgtcaaaacggctgctgtgaaaaaggtctattaagGTCAGAAAAAATTTCACAATTTCTCACTTGCCTCTCAGGGCTTCCGTATATAACAGTGTGAAAACTGTTTGTCACACAATAACTTGGTTAATACACTGCTTAGTCGTCATTTGTGGTTGAGTGTTTCGTAACGGtttcactctttgtttgtgtcctCACCGGACCCCAGATGGATGTTACAGTATTAATCACAGTATTAACGTGCTTGGAAATGTGTCTATGTTTTGCATTTGgatatgcatgcatgtgaacGTCATGACAGGGAATGCAGCGTGTGTGCACAACATACCTTCAGCCTTAAAATGGTAACATTTTCCGAGGAGGAGCACAGGTGAATTTCTACTGAATGAGGTCTTTAATTTTAGAGCCCAACCTAAGAtacacaataaagaaaaaacaatatcaTGGTGTGGTTAATGACGGGAATAAACAAACTCTGGAATGATATATTTACTCAGTAGACTGGCACACCTACTCTACTATGTTCTAGGTCGCTCCCAAGATTCCTTTCTTCTATAGTATTATGTCTTTATTTACCTCCTGTTACATAAAACGGATGAactattgtgtttttaagtagacagaaacagcagataCTTTTAGAGAGAACACAATATTGCACACAAGCCAGTG
Above is a window of Larimichthys crocea isolate SSNF chromosome XVII, L_crocea_2.0, whole genome shotgun sequence DNA encoding:
- the atg4c gene encoding cysteine protease ATG4C, which translates into the protein MENKGSDEVEKLKTKFLSVWHNVKYSWALKLKTSFSRNSPVLLLGKCYHFKAEDDDSPTEACYEPSEEDFVMGNVEAFRKDFTSRVWFTYREEIPPLPGSTLTSDCGWGCMLRAGQMMLAQALILHFLGRDWTWSKALALQPLDTETWTTTAAKRLVASLESSLQSSPGPSDHESPPVQQAQASASAEEADEHLKEMYHRTLVSWFGDSPSAQLGLHRLVRLGLTMGKQAGDWYGPAVVAHILKKAVEEAMDPSLAGITAYVSQDCTVYSADVIDSHRAPKPGQASPERSDAPPTPQNNQPAPASTLSDSRAVIILIPVRLGGEKTNPDYFNFAKSILSLEYCIGIIGGKPKQACYFVGFQDDSLIYMDPHYCQSFVDVSTSDFPLQSYHCPSPKKMPFSKMDPSCTIGFYSRSVQDYERIRHELSKVLQPSAKEKYPAFTFVQGHGRDYDLSASLTPEKREWPFIRDPRRTVTTTGDFVLL